The following proteins come from a genomic window of Streptomyces sp. NBC_01716:
- the mrdA gene encoding penicillin-binding protein 2, with protein MSNIPETGRTPRVQVRLVIIQVLVFSLLLTLGGRLWYLQVRNGAEYTDEAKNNHVQQVVQPAVRGSILDSQGVPLADNETRLVVSASRTELMKMQDKGKAVLIRLAGILGMTPKEVGDKVRLCDNETPQPCWNGSPYQPIPVTDEATTQQALQIRERAEDFPGITAEPTAVRRYAAPGNANTAQVLGYLSPVTDEEITEAQDTDSPFLRSDQVGRSGLERTYDKYLRGDAGVTRYEVDNLGRVIGQAKSDQAEPGSNIITSIDARVQAVAEYELQEAMKAARKEHDRNTNQNYKADAGAVVVLESKTGRVVSMASQPTYDPNAWVGGISAKDYAKLTSKKSNFPLLNRGIQSQAAPGSIFKVISSTAAVKAGYDFNGSYPCPSSYSIGSQVFKNFESQGYGSIDLGRALEVSCDTVFYGLAHKEWQKDGGNKPKKGANDYFYKTAKEFGLAKETGIDLPNEVAGRIPDRQWKQDFWEANKAGWCKQGKKGGTYVEQLAYEGCLEGNQMRAGDAVNYSIGQGDTLVTPIQMATIYAAIANGGTMYDPSVGKAIVSPDGKKVTEIKPKSHGKLPIDGKLRDQLDKALAGVATTGSAAWRFGGWPQDKIPMHAKTGTAEVYGKQTTSWFASYTEDYTIVMTISQGGTGSGASGPAVRKIYEAMYGLDAKGGQNLKKALMPEPRGALPKIEPDGTIDAPSIKPFEPDKAPLDGNEIAPAGDNNGLVPQAPDDTGQAPDTGQPPGDTGQAPDTGQAPDTGQAPDTGQAPGGGQPPAGPGRSANDNGQLAGAPARRD; from the coding sequence GTGAGCAACATTCCGGAGACCGGACGGACGCCCAGGGTCCAGGTCCGGCTCGTCATCATCCAGGTCCTCGTCTTCTCGCTCCTGCTCACCCTCGGCGGACGGCTCTGGTACCTCCAGGTCCGCAACGGCGCGGAGTACACGGACGAGGCCAAGAACAACCACGTACAGCAGGTCGTCCAGCCGGCCGTCCGCGGCTCGATCCTCGACTCGCAGGGCGTGCCGCTCGCCGACAACGAGACCAGGCTCGTCGTCTCCGCCAGCCGCACCGAACTGATGAAGATGCAGGACAAGGGGAAAGCGGTCCTCATCCGCCTCGCCGGCATTCTCGGGATGACGCCGAAGGAGGTCGGGGACAAGGTCAGGCTCTGCGACAACGAGACGCCGCAGCCCTGCTGGAACGGCTCGCCCTACCAGCCCATCCCCGTCACGGACGAGGCCACCACCCAGCAGGCCCTCCAGATCCGAGAGCGCGCCGAGGACTTCCCCGGCATCACCGCCGAACCGACCGCCGTACGCCGCTACGCCGCGCCGGGCAACGCCAACACCGCCCAGGTGCTGGGCTATCTCTCGCCGGTCACCGACGAGGAGATCACCGAGGCGCAGGACACCGACTCGCCGTTCCTCCGCTCCGACCAGGTCGGCCGCTCCGGTCTGGAGCGCACGTACGACAAATACCTGCGCGGCGACGCGGGCGTCACGCGCTACGAGGTCGACAACCTCGGCCGGGTCATCGGGCAGGCCAAGAGCGACCAGGCGGAGCCGGGCTCCAACATCATCACCTCCATCGACGCGCGCGTGCAGGCCGTCGCCGAGTACGAGCTCCAGGAGGCGATGAAGGCCGCGCGCAAGGAGCACGACCGCAACACCAACCAGAACTACAAGGCCGACGCGGGCGCCGTGGTGGTCCTTGAGTCCAAGACCGGCCGTGTCGTCTCGATGGCCTCCCAGCCGACGTACGACCCCAACGCCTGGGTCGGCGGGATCTCCGCGAAGGACTACGCCAAACTCACCAGCAAGAAGTCCAACTTCCCGCTGCTGAACAGGGGGATCCAGTCGCAGGCGGCGCCCGGCTCGATCTTCAAGGTCATCTCGTCGACGGCGGCGGTCAAGGCCGGATACGACTTCAACGGCAGCTACCCGTGCCCCAGTTCGTACTCCATCGGCAGCCAGGTCTTCAAAAACTTCGAGTCCCAGGGCTACGGCAGCATCGACCTCGGCCGCGCCCTTGAGGTCTCCTGCGACACCGTCTTCTACGGTCTCGCGCACAAGGAGTGGCAGAAGGACGGCGGCAACAAGCCCAAAAAGGGCGCCAACGACTACTTCTACAAGACCGCCAAGGAGTTCGGCCTCGCCAAGGAGACCGGCATCGACCTCCCCAACGAGGTCGCGGGCCGCATCCCGGACCGCCAGTGGAAGCAGGACTTCTGGGAGGCCAACAAGGCCGGCTGGTGCAAGCAGGGCAAGAAGGGCGGCACGTACGTCGAACAACTCGCGTACGAGGGCTGCCTCGAAGGCAACCAGATGCGCGCCGGTGACGCGGTCAACTACTCGATCGGCCAGGGCGACACGCTCGTCACCCCGATCCAGATGGCCACGATCTACGCGGCGATCGCCAACGGCGGCACGATGTACGACCCGAGCGTCGGCAAGGCGATCGTCAGCCCCGACGGCAAGAAGGTCACGGAGATCAAGCCCAAGTCGCACGGCAAGCTGCCGATCGACGGCAAGCTGCGCGACCAGCTGGACAAGGCACTCGCGGGGGTGGCGACCACCGGTTCGGCCGCGTGGCGGTTCGGCGGCTGGCCGCAGGACAAGATCCCGATGCACGCCAAGACGGGTACGGCCGAGGTCTACGGCAAGCAGACGACCTCCTGGTTCGCCTCGTACACCGAGGACTACACGATCGTCATGACGATCTCCCAGGGTGGTACGGGCTCCGGCGCCTCGGGCCCCGCCGTGCGCAAGATCTACGAGGCGATGTACGGCCTCGACGCGAAGGGCGGCCAGAATCTCAAGAAGGCCCTGATGCCCGAGCCGCGCGGGGCACTGCCCAAGATCGAGCCCGACGGCACGATCGACGCGCCGTCCATCAAGCCGTTCGAACCGGACAAGGCGCCGCTGGACGGCAACGAGATCGCGCCGGCCGGTGACAACAACGGCCTGGTGCCGCAGGCACCGGACGACACGGGCCAGGCACCGGACACCGGACAGCCACCCGGCGACACGGGTCAGGCACCGGACACGGGGCAGGCACCCGACACCGGTCAGGCACCGGACACCGGCCAGGCACCCGGCGGCGGGCAGCCACCGGCGGGTCCCGGGCGGTCGGCGAACGACAACGGACAGCTCGCGGGCGCACCCGCGCGGAGGGACTGA
- the rodA gene encoding rod shape-determining protein RodA encodes MAGTSGFSVSGYGPERGLWATLAARDSLARRLDWPLMFSALALSAVGSLLVWSATRNRTDLNAGDPYHFFFRHILNTGIGLALMIGTIWLGHRTLRGAVPVLYGISVVLVLLVLTPLGATINGAHAWIVLGGGFTLQPSEFVKITIILGMAMLLAARVDAGDQVHPDHRTVAKALGLAIVPILIVMMMPDLGSVMVMAVIVLGVLLASGASNRWIFGLIGAGVAGAVAVAALGVLDEYQINRFAAFANPELDPAGVGYNTNQARIAIGSGGLTGTGLFNGSQTTGQFVPEQQTDFVFTVAGEELGFVGAGLILLLLGVVLWRACRIARETTELYGTVVAAGIIAWFAFQSFENVGMTLGIMPVAGLPLPFVSYGGTSMFAVWIAVGLLESIRVQRPITA; translated from the coding sequence ATGGCCGGCACGAGCGGCTTCTCCGTCTCCGGATACGGCCCCGAGCGCGGGCTGTGGGCCACGCTCGCGGCCCGCGACTCCCTGGCGCGCAGGCTGGACTGGCCGCTGATGTTCTCCGCGCTCGCGCTCTCGGCGGTCGGGTCGCTGCTCGTCTGGTCGGCGACCCGCAACCGTACGGACCTCAACGCGGGGGACCCGTACCACTTCTTCTTCCGCCACATACTGAACACCGGTATCGGGCTGGCCCTGATGATCGGCACGATCTGGCTCGGCCACCGCACCCTGCGCGGCGCGGTGCCCGTGCTGTACGGCATCTCCGTCGTACTCGTCCTGCTGGTCCTCACCCCGCTCGGCGCCACCATCAACGGCGCGCACGCCTGGATCGTGCTCGGCGGCGGCTTCACCCTCCAGCCCTCGGAATTCGTGAAGATCACGATCATCCTGGGCATGGCGATGCTGCTCGCGGCCAGAGTCGACGCGGGTGATCAGGTCCATCCGGACCATCGGACGGTCGCCAAGGCCCTCGGGCTCGCGATCGTTCCGATCCTGATCGTCATGATGATGCCGGACCTCGGTTCGGTCATGGTCATGGCGGTGATAGTGCTCGGCGTCCTGCTCGCCTCCGGGGCGTCCAACCGGTGGATCTTCGGCCTCATCGGTGCCGGTGTCGCGGGCGCCGTCGCGGTGGCGGCACTCGGGGTGCTCGACGAGTACCAGATCAACCGCTTCGCCGCCTTCGCCAACCCGGAGCTCGACCCGGCGGGCGTCGGCTACAACACCAACCAGGCGCGGATCGCGATCGGTTCGGGCGGGCTCACCGGCACCGGGCTCTTCAACGGCTCCCAGACCACCGGGCAGTTCGTCCCCGAGCAGCAGACCGACTTCGTCTTCACCGTCGCCGGAGAGGAACTGGGCTTCGTCGGTGCCGGGCTGATCCTGCTGCTGCTCGGTGTGGTGCTGTGGCGCGCCTGCCGGATCGCCCGGGAGACGACCGAGCTGTACGGGACGGTCGTGGCGGCCGGGATCATCGCCTGGTTCGCCTTCCAGTCCTTCGAGAACGTCGGGATGACGCTCGGGATCATGCCCGTGGCCGGTCTGCCGCTGCCGTTCGTGTCGTACGGAGGCACGTCGATGTTCGCGGTCTGGATCGCGGTCGGCCTGCTCGAATCCATCAGGGTCCAGCGGCCGATAACGGCGTGA
- a CDS encoding CYTH and CHAD domain-containing protein: MVDTKREIERKYELPEPPEAGGSGPQPRGRSLLPDLTKVPAVSAVTVRGVTELDAVYYDTSDLRLTTGALTLRRRTGGADEGWHLKFPVGDGVRDELRAPLSDTLPDELAALVRSRVRGADLAPVVRLRTSRDISLLVDEAGRTLAEVAVDTVRAERLPAGGGTADWTEVEVELADDGAPALLDAVAKVFRKAGVRPASAKSKLARALADTAPVENAPRGRRPGKPARETGRTPVTAGDHVLAYLREQADAIISYDPAVRRDLPDSVHQLRVATRRMRSAFRTYDKVLDRDATRPIGTELKWLAGELGVDRDQEVLAERLAERVDAHDATLLLGPVHARLRIWDAAGRTDARARTLGVLDSARYLRLLQSVEALLADPPLLTGRAEKKPGKVLPRAIIKDYERLAGRVEHALELVPGEERDLALHDARKAAKRARYAADAAQPALGKPAKRFSKRMKAVQTVLGDHQDSVVARDSLRDLAIQAHAAGESAFTWGLLYGEEEARAADRERELPQIWRESAKRKLRTALTG; encoded by the coding sequence ATGGTGGACACAAAGCGAGAGATCGAGCGTAAGTACGAACTCCCGGAGCCGCCGGAGGCCGGCGGCAGCGGCCCGCAGCCACGTGGGCGTTCGCTCCTGCCGGATCTCACCAAGGTCCCGGCCGTCTCCGCCGTCACCGTACGGGGCGTCACCGAGCTGGACGCCGTCTACTACGACACCTCTGACCTGCGGCTGACCACCGGCGCCCTCACGCTCCGCCGCCGCACCGGCGGCGCGGACGAGGGCTGGCACCTGAAGTTCCCCGTCGGCGACGGCGTCCGCGACGAGCTCCGGGCCCCGCTCTCCGACACTCTCCCCGACGAACTCGCCGCGCTGGTGCGCTCACGCGTCCGCGGCGCGGACTTGGCCCCCGTCGTACGGCTGCGCACCTCGCGCGACATCAGCCTGCTGGTCGACGAGGCAGGCCGGACGCTCGCCGAGGTGGCAGTGGACACCGTCCGCGCCGAACGCCTGCCCGCCGGGGGCGGCACCGCCGACTGGACCGAGGTCGAGGTGGAGCTGGCCGACGACGGCGCCCCGGCGCTGCTCGACGCGGTGGCGAAGGTGTTCCGCAAGGCGGGAGTACGGCCCGCGTCGGCGAAGTCCAAGCTCGCCAGGGCCCTCGCCGACACGGCGCCCGTCGAGAACGCGCCCCGAGGCCGCAGGCCGGGGAAGCCCGCCCGGGAGACCGGAAGAACGCCGGTCACCGCCGGGGACCATGTGCTCGCCTATCTGCGCGAGCAGGCCGACGCGATCATCTCGTACGACCCCGCCGTCCGCCGCGACCTGCCGGACTCCGTGCACCAGCTGCGGGTGGCCACCCGCCGGATGCGGTCCGCGTTCCGTACGTACGACAAAGTGCTCGACCGGGACGCCACCCGGCCCATCGGTACGGAGCTGAAGTGGCTCGCCGGGGAGCTGGGTGTCGACCGGGACCAGGAGGTCCTCGCCGAGCGGCTCGCCGAACGCGTGGACGCCCACGACGCGACCCTGCTGCTCGGCCCCGTGCACGCCCGGCTCCGGATCTGGGACGCCGCGGGCCGCACCGACGCGCGGGCCAGGACCCTCGGCGTACTCGACAGCGCCCGCTATCTGCGGCTGCTGCAGTCGGTGGAGGCACTGCTCGCCGATCCGCCGCTGCTCACCGGCCGCGCGGAGAAGAAGCCCGGCAAGGTACTGCCCCGGGCGATCATCAAGGACTACGAGCGCCTCGCCGGCCGGGTCGAGCACGCGCTGGAGCTCGTGCCGGGGGAGGAGCGCGATCTGGCGCTGCACGACGCCCGTAAGGCCGCCAAGCGCGCGCGGTACGCCGCCGACGCGGCCCAGCCCGCCCTCGGCAAGCCCGCCAAGCGCTTCTCCAAGCGGATGAAGGCCGTGCAGACCGTGCTCGGCGACCACCAGGACAGCGTGGTGGCCCGCGACTCCCTGCGGGACCTCGCGATCCAGGCGCACGCGGCCGGGGAGTCCGCCTTCACCTGGGGACTGCTGTACGGCGAGGAGGAGGCACGGGCGGCCGACCGGGAGCGGGAACTGCCGCAGATCTGGCGCGAGTCGGCGAAGCGGAAACTGCGGACGGCACTCACCGGCTGA
- a CDS encoding TIGR03960 family B12-binding radical SAM protein has protein sequence MSAVESVFPQLEALLPHVQKPIQYVGGELNSTVKDWDECDVRWALMYPDAYEVGLPNQGVMILYEVLNERPGVLAERTYSVWPDLEALMREHKVPQFTVDAHRPVSAFDVFGLSFSTELGYTNMLTALDLAGIPLAAADRTADHPIVLAGGHAAFNPEPIAEFIDCAVIGDGEQAVLQITEIIRAWKAEGRTGGREELLLRLAKTGGVYVPGFYDVEYLPDGRIARTVPNRSGVPWRVSKHTVMDLDEWPYPKQPLVPLAETVHERMSVEIFRGCTRGCRFCQAGMITRPVRERSITGIGEMVEKGLKATGFEEVGLLSLSSADHSEIADVAKGLADRYEEEKIGLSLPSTRVDAFNVDLANELTRNGRRSGLTFAPEGGSERLRKVINKMVSEEDLIRTVSTAYGNGWRQVKLYFMCGLPTETDEDVLQIGDMAVKVIAEGRKVSGQNDIRCTVSIGGFVPKPHTPFQWAPQLSVEETDERLLKLRDKIRADKKYGRSIGFRYHDGKPGIVEGLLSRGDRRVGAVIRAVYEDGGRFDGWREHFSYDRWMAGAAKTLPEFGLDVDWYTTRERTYEEVLPWDHLDSGLDKDWLWEDWQDALDETEVEDCRWTPCFDCGVCPQLDLDIQIGPTGKKLLPLTVKYGS, from the coding sequence ATGTCTGCTGTTGAATCGGTCTTCCCACAGCTCGAAGCTCTGCTCCCGCATGTGCAGAAGCCGATCCAATACGTCGGTGGTGAACTCAACTCCACCGTCAAGGACTGGGACGAGTGCGACGTCCGCTGGGCGCTGATGTACCCCGACGCGTACGAGGTCGGGCTGCCCAACCAGGGCGTCATGATCCTCTACGAGGTACTCAACGAGCGTCCGGGCGTCCTCGCCGAGCGCACGTACAGCGTCTGGCCCGACCTCGAAGCGCTGATGCGCGAGCACAAGGTCCCCCAGTTCACCGTGGACGCGCACCGCCCCGTCTCCGCCTTCGACGTGTTCGGGCTCTCCTTCTCCACCGAGCTCGGCTACACCAACATGCTCACCGCGCTCGACCTGGCCGGGATCCCGCTCGCGGCGGCGGACCGCACCGCCGACCACCCGATCGTGCTGGCGGGCGGCCACGCGGCGTTCAACCCCGAGCCGATCGCCGAGTTCATCGACTGCGCCGTCATCGGCGACGGCGAGCAGGCCGTCCTGCAGATCACCGAGATCATCCGGGCCTGGAAGGCCGAGGGCCGCACCGGCGGCCGCGAGGAACTGCTGCTGCGGCTCGCGAAGACCGGCGGGGTGTACGTCCCCGGCTTCTACGACGTCGAGTACCTGCCGGACGGCCGTATCGCCCGTACCGTTCCCAACCGGTCCGGCGTCCCGTGGCGGGTCTCCAAGCACACCGTGATGGACCTCGACGAGTGGCCGTACCCGAAGCAGCCGCTGGTGCCGCTGGCCGAGACCGTGCACGAGCGGATGTCCGTCGAGATCTTCCGCGGCTGTACACGCGGCTGCCGCTTCTGCCAGGCCGGCATGATCACGCGCCCCGTCCGGGAGCGCAGCATCACCGGCATCGGCGAGATGGTCGAGAAGGGCCTCAAGGCGACCGGCTTCGAGGAGGTCGGCCTGCTGTCGCTCTCCTCCGCCGACCACAGCGAGATCGCGGACGTCGCCAAGGGCCTCGCCGACCGGTACGAGGAGGAGAAGATCGGCCTCTCCCTCCCGTCCACCCGCGTCGACGCCTTCAATGTCGACCTCGCCAACGAACTCACCCGCAACGGCCGCCGCTCCGGCCTCACCTTCGCCCCCGAGGGCGGCTCCGAACGGCTGCGCAAGGTCATCAACAAGATGGTCTCGGAAGAGGACCTGATCCGTACGGTCTCCACCGCGTACGGCAACGGCTGGCGCCAGGTGAAGCTCTACTTCATGTGCGGGCTGCCGACCGAGACCGACGAGGACGTCCTGCAGATCGGCGACATGGCGGTCAAGGTCATCGCCGAGGGCCGCAAGGTCTCCGGCCAGAACGACATCCGCTGCACGGTCTCCATCGGCGGCTTCGTACCCAAGCCGCACACCCCGTTCCAGTGGGCGCCGCAGCTGAGCGTCGAGGAGACCGACGAACGGCTGCTGAAGCTCCGCGACAAGATCCGCGCGGACAAGAAGTACGGCCGCTCGATCGGCTTCCGCTACCACGACGGCAAGCCGGGCATCGTCGAGGGCCTGCTCTCGCGCGGCGACCGCCGGGTGGGCGCGGTCATCCGCGCGGTCTACGAGGACGGCGGCCGGTTCGACGGCTGGCGCGAGCACTTCAGCTACGACCGCTGGATGGCGGGCGCCGCGAAGACCCTGCCCGAGTTCGGCCTGGACGTCGACTGGTACACCACCCGCGAACGCACATACGAGGAGGTCCTGCCCTGGGACCACCTGGACTCTGGCCTCGACAAGGACTGGCTCTGGGAGGACTGGCAGGACGCCCTGGACGAGACGGAGGTCGAGGACTGCCGCTGGACGCCGTGCTTCGACTGCGGGGTGTGCCCCCAGCTCGACCTGGACATCCAGATCGGCCCGACGGGCAAGAAGCTGCTGCCGCTGACGGTCAAGTACGGCTCCTGA
- a CDS encoding TetR/AcrR family transcriptional regulator yields MAGDSSRIAGPDGLRADARRNRGRVLVAARAVFADHGIDAPMATVARRAGVGVATLYRHFPTRDALVRSAYAEQMETCARALAEALADPDPWRGFQQLVETVCELQREERGFPAAFVAAFPDSTAEHARIRERAERDLMILVRRAKAAGALRPDFHPSDLAVALLSHCGLVTALPHDRPASRRLVAYLLQSFRAEGTHGALPPPSALSLRSFPLAADGSRGQRSSRA; encoded by the coding sequence GTGGCAGGAGATTCCTCTCGGATCGCGGGCCCGGACGGGCTCCGGGCCGACGCCCGGCGCAATCGGGGGCGCGTCCTCGTCGCCGCCCGTGCGGTCTTCGCCGATCACGGGATCGACGCGCCCATGGCGACCGTCGCCCGACGGGCGGGAGTCGGCGTGGCGACGCTGTACCGGCATTTCCCGACCCGGGACGCCCTGGTGCGGTCCGCCTACGCAGAGCAGATGGAGACCTGCGCCCGGGCACTCGCCGAGGCGCTGGCCGACCCCGACCCGTGGCGGGGCTTCCAACAGCTGGTCGAGACGGTTTGCGAACTCCAGCGGGAGGAACGGGGGTTCCCGGCCGCGTTCGTCGCGGCTTTCCCGGACAGCACGGCGGAACACGCGCGGATCCGGGAACGGGCCGAACGGGATCTCATGATCCTGGTCCGCAGGGCAAAGGCGGCGGGCGCGCTCCGGCCCGATTTCCATCCCTCCGACCTCGCGGTGGCCCTGCTGTCCCACTGCGGCCTGGTCACCGCTCTGCCGCACGACCGTCCGGCGTCCCGGCGCCTGGTGGCCTATCTGCTCCAGTCGTTCCGCGCCGAGGGGACCCACGGAGCGCTGCCCCCACCGAGCGCGCTGTCGCTGCGCAGCTTCCCACTCGCGGCCGACGGCTCCCGCGGACAGCGGTCGTCCAGGGCCTGA
- a CDS encoding NAD(P)-dependent alcohol dehydrogenase, whose translation MNDRTMKAVLFDRFGGPEVLYVGRVPRPEPAPGEILVRVRAFSVNGGELGARSGRLRLFTGRKFPQRVGLDFSGEVVALGTGATGVAVGDPVWGVMGRVSGFGSAAEYVTVRAERLGRVPDGLDLVSAAALPVATTAITALRDKAALRPGERLLVRGAAGGVGNVAVQLGRAYGAEVTALARAANVDFVRALGAHHAVDHRTVAPADLGLFDVVLDTAGTDLRTFRRLLKPGGRMVTIAFDQTRPAASLGYIAASAVHGRGRVRFFSGNPERALLDDLARQVVEGGLRPAVDTVFPLEETAAAHRALEAGGVRGKYVVRVD comes from the coding sequence ATGAACGACCGCACGATGAAGGCAGTACTGTTCGACCGCTTCGGTGGCCCCGAGGTGTTGTACGTGGGCCGGGTGCCACGCCCCGAACCGGCGCCCGGCGAGATTCTCGTGCGGGTGCGTGCGTTCAGCGTCAACGGTGGTGAACTGGGGGCCCGTTCCGGCCGCCTCCGCCTCTTCACCGGCCGGAAGTTCCCGCAGCGCGTCGGGCTGGACTTCAGCGGTGAGGTCGTCGCGCTCGGTACCGGCGCGACGGGTGTCGCGGTCGGCGACCCGGTGTGGGGCGTCATGGGCCGCGTCTCCGGGTTCGGCAGCGCCGCCGAGTACGTGACCGTGCGGGCCGAGCGGCTCGGCCGGGTCCCGGACGGACTGGACCTGGTGTCCGCCGCCGCGCTGCCCGTGGCGACCACGGCCATCACCGCGCTCCGCGACAAGGCCGCGCTGCGCCCAGGCGAACGGCTGCTCGTACGGGGCGCGGCGGGCGGCGTCGGTAACGTAGCCGTCCAGCTTGGGCGGGCGTACGGCGCCGAGGTCACGGCCTTGGCCCGCGCCGCCAACGTGGACTTCGTCCGCGCGCTCGGCGCCCACCACGCCGTCGACCACCGGACCGTCGCGCCGGCGGATCTGGGCCTGTTCGACGTGGTCCTCGACACGGCGGGCACCGACCTGCGGACCTTCCGGCGCCTGCTGAAACCCGGCGGACGCATGGTCACCATCGCCTTCGACCAGACGCGGCCCGCCGCCTCGCTCGGCTACATCGCGGCCAGTGCCGTGCACGGGCGCGGCCGGGTGCGCTTCTTCAGCGGCAACCCCGAGCGGGCGCTCCTCGACGACCTTGCCCGCCAGGTGGTGGAGGGGGGACTGCGCCCGGCGGTGGACACGGTTTTCCCGCTGGAGGAGACAGCGGCGGCACACCGGGCGCTGGAGGCGGGCGGTGTGCGGGGCAAGTACGTGGTCAGGGTCGACTAG
- a CDS encoding SGNH/GDSL hydrolase family protein produces the protein MTRFRKRLTLLGSAAALVAGAVAPTQLAGAAPAAAAVQYEWVALGDSYSAGVIQAAGDIFEVPRDGCERTDQSYPQVIDRNLGSLFDLTNVSCGAATIEDITFRAQEPIGRHLPPFSEDPDYPFPAVPPQSAAVGPGTDVITVGAGGNSLGFAGMLTTCLQLGAGSGGLGTPCRDELAGTVPDRLSRVSNEYDEMLTVLHERAPHAKTLAVGYPTIIPEDTSKCRYNDLEQFASVTPGDLDWLREDVLEPLNKVIEKSAGAHDASSFVNLYDSTRNHSVCDSGKWVEGVFTRVPDQLALVHPNARGHRNAADHVESAMLNAIG, from the coding sequence GTGACCCGTTTCCGTAAGCGCCTGACCCTGCTGGGCTCGGCCGCCGCTCTCGTCGCCGGGGCCGTCGCCCCCACGCAACTCGCGGGCGCCGCCCCGGCAGCCGCGGCCGTACAGTACGAGTGGGTGGCCCTGGGCGACTCGTACTCCGCCGGGGTGATCCAGGCCGCGGGCGACATCTTCGAGGTCCCCCGTGACGGCTGCGAGCGCACCGACCAGTCCTATCCGCAGGTCATCGACCGCAACCTCGGCTCGCTCTTCGACCTGACCAACGTCAGCTGCGGCGCCGCCACGATCGAGGACATCACCTTCAGGGCCCAGGAGCCGATCGGCCGCCATCTGCCGCCCTTCTCGGAGGATCCGGACTACCCGTTCCCGGCGGTGCCACCCCAGTCCGCGGCCGTCGGCCCCGGCACCGACGTGATCACCGTCGGCGCGGGCGGTAACAGCCTCGGATTCGCCGGGATGCTCACCACCTGTCTGCAACTGGGCGCGGGCAGTGGGGGCCTGGGCACGCCGTGCCGGGACGAACTCGCCGGCACCGTCCCCGACCGGCTGAGCAGGGTGAGCAACGAGTACGACGAGATGCTCACCGTGCTCCACGAGAGGGCCCCGCACGCCAAGACCCTGGCTGTCGGCTACCCGACGATCATCCCCGAAGACACGTCCAAGTGCCGCTACAACGACCTGGAGCAGTTCGCCTCGGTCACCCCGGGCGACCTGGACTGGCTCCGCGAGGATGTCCTGGAACCCCTCAACAAGGTGATCGAGAAGTCGGCCGGCGCCCACGACGCGTCGTCCTTCGTCAACCTCTACGACTCCACCCGGAACCACAGCGTCTGCGACTCCGGCAAGTGGGTGGAGGGTGTCTTCACCCGGGTCCCCGACCAACTGGCCCTCGTCCACCCCAACGCCAGGGGCCACCGGAACGCCGCCGATCACGTCGAATCGGCGATGCTCAACGCCATCGGCTGA
- a CDS encoding TIGR03936 family radical SAM-associated protein, translating into MQRIRLRYTKRGRLRFTSHRDFQRAFERALRRADVPMAYSAGFTPHPKVSYANAAPTGTGSEAEYLEIALAAPRDPHTLRELLDESLPTGLDIIDAVEARTSGLADRLTASEWELRLDGVAYEEAERAVSAFLAAEVVEVERRAKNGMRTFDAREPVVDLRTLPPQADRPQGERCAILRLVVRHVTPAVRPDDVLSGLRAVADLAPPVPAAVTRLAQGLFDEESGTVTDPLAPDREAVTAGPSTAAGPAAAKAPEGAISA; encoded by the coding sequence GTGCAGCGCATCAGACTGCGTTACACCAAGCGTGGCCGCCTCCGGTTCACCAGCCACCGCGATTTCCAGCGCGCCTTCGAGCGGGCCCTGCGCCGCGCCGACGTCCCCATGGCGTACTCGGCGGGTTTCACCCCGCACCCCAAGGTGTCCTACGCCAATGCCGCACCCACCGGCACGGGCAGCGAGGCCGAGTATCTGGAGATCGCACTCGCGGCGCCGCGCGACCCCCACACACTGCGCGAACTGCTCGACGAGTCGCTGCCCACCGGGCTCGACATCATCGACGCCGTCGAGGCCCGTACCTCGGGTCTCGCCGACCGGCTCACCGCCTCCGAGTGGGAGCTGCGGCTCGACGGGGTGGCGTACGAGGAGGCCGAGCGCGCGGTGAGTGCCTTCCTCGCCGCCGAGGTGGTGGAGGTCGAGCGTCGTGCGAAGAACGGCATGCGGACCTTCGACGCCCGGGAGCCCGTCGTCGACCTGCGGACCCTTCCTCCACAGGCCGATAGGCCGCAGGGGGAGCGCTGTGCGATACTGCGGCTGGTTGTTCGGCACGTGACACCCGCCGTTCGACCCGACGACGTCCTTTCCGGTCTCCGAGCTGTGGCCGACCTGGCGCCGCCGGTCCCCGCAGCGGTGACCAGGCTGGCGCAGGGGCTCTTCGACGAGGAGTCCGGAACGGTGACCGACCCGCTCGCGCCCGACCGCGAGGCGGTCACGGCAGGCCCTTCCACGGCCGCCGGACCCGCCGCCGCGAAGGCGCCTGAAGGTGCGATTTCCGCGTAG